The sequence TTCTGTCTTCAATGTCACTATACGAGGTATCTTTTCCATTCTCCGCTATCCCCATTCCCCGCAAGGACATaaaaccaaactcaccaggaggaagagattgCTTCAACTTCTCGGCCTTCTCAGCATCGTCAAGCACCAAGGTGTAGAGGTATCTGGAACATCTAATCTTGAATTTGGTTACGTGGGTGGGGGCCTTCTTGGCGGCCTTGGTTTTGAGGGCGGCACCGGTAGGGGGTTTGATGG comes from Kwoniella bestiolae CBS 10118 chromosome 1, complete sequence and encodes:
- a CDS encoding 60S ribosomal eL38 domain-containing protein, whose amino-acid sequence is MPQQVKDIKKFLEIARRKDATLARIKKTSIKPPTGAALKTKAAKKAPTHVTKFKIRCSRYLYTLVLDDAEKAEKLKQSLPPGLKVEDITNKAPKKK